Proteins found in one Streptomyces sp. CB09001 genomic segment:
- a CDS encoding TetR/AcrR family transcriptional regulator translates to MAEGLRERKKRQTRQYISDVATGLFLERGFEAVTVAEVADAANVSVNTVYNYFPAKEDLFLDRSKGVIDRLSRWVRGRGEGESAARAVLRELREEVESVSPRIGLMDGYARFMGVIHSSPALRSRLWAIGQEVQDNLERTLREETGAPDDDPVPSLMAGQINWLHGTVMATIGRRLMAGGKPAEVSRDILLLLDEMEDLLSEKVLNYAVRGAL, encoded by the coding sequence ATGGCCGAGGGACTCAGGGAACGGAAGAAGCGGCAGACCCGGCAGTACATCTCGGATGTCGCCACCGGGCTGTTCCTGGAGCGCGGCTTCGAGGCCGTGACGGTGGCGGAGGTCGCGGACGCCGCGAACGTCTCCGTCAACACCGTCTACAACTACTTCCCGGCCAAGGAGGACCTGTTCCTCGACCGGTCCAAGGGCGTGATCGACCGGCTGTCGCGCTGGGTGCGCGGACGGGGCGAGGGGGAGTCGGCCGCTCGGGCCGTGCTGCGGGAACTGCGCGAGGAGGTCGAGTCGGTTTCGCCCCGGATCGGCCTCATGGACGGATACGCGCGCTTCATGGGAGTCATCCACTCCTCACCCGCGCTGCGTTCCCGGCTCTGGGCGATCGGCCAGGAGGTGCAGGACAACCTCGAGCGCACCCTGCGCGAGGAGACCGGCGCCCCGGACGACGACCCCGTCCCCTCGCTGATGGCCGGTCAGATCAACTGGCTGCACGGCACGGTGATGGCCACCATCGGCCGCCGCCTGATGGCCGGCGGGAAACCCGCCGAAGTGTCCCGCGACATCCTCCTGCTGCTGGACGAGATGGAGGACCTGCTGAGCGAGAAGGTGCTCAACTACGCCGTACGAGGCGCGCTGTGA
- a CDS encoding ATP-binding protein, producing the protein MDPNNRGPEEYGQDGDHQAPRPRPHRDPITSDFGQHAPALARTVQLVSGDFLLTVNPVDGSEIEVCPPAERPARPEKLTAAERAEAERAARPPVPPGPVRTVLGLLAREDERERLVRLLARGRSVRLTGPASSGRTSLLDLVAEDCAGLAPDGVVRLNGHHRTADDLLHDLFYAVHRAPLHRPDRAELLGHLREVGAVVVLDDVEFGGTALDELLDATPECAFLIGATPEAAAPSADSAVEEVFLTGLDRSDGVELLERAAGRTLTEEEANWAGDLWFESEGLPLRFVQAGALLRRRDRERAGADAVDEFGVFADARPADDTPYDAAEADDVPLPSLGEAAAPAPLLASRLSASARATLELAVALGGEVPHQAHLPALVGDTHADAALGELTDCGLVSPVGSRYRLAAGVLTQLESAGYADAVRERATAAAQHYAWWAGHPSVTPERVCAEADAVLAALAVLVPTTTPTAEDEESPAVQLARTAAPAFAAGLHWSAWERALRSGTEASRLAGDVAEQAYFHHELGVLALCEDQLDRARAELEASIGLRGALSDKRGAVAGRRALALVADRTGDTPGLGSGAGAFAAAAPAAGPAAVGAGLGPTVGEEVPDARNEESASPSAGVPAPFPPLQPRPQSPTLVTRREPAGEPSRTVAGGIKGFARRNLVAAGAGALLVAVLGTVVTLGATSENDGGDPSNEVGVNPSASQGVDDGSLGADRPSDDGQGQETPGPTDSATPGTSESPTATESGEPSQGPSSTGSADPGDDESPDDPDSPDEPSRSPSSPTTKPTSPKPTDTEPTGPGTPTESDDTSPTPTETETTSPSTPETSDTVSGADTPPAGVSQSSTESTESAASTDTGTGAPADSDPATGQII; encoded by the coding sequence ATGGACCCGAACAACCGGGGCCCTGAGGAGTACGGCCAGGACGGCGACCACCAGGCGCCGCGCCCGCGCCCGCACAGGGACCCCATCACCTCCGACTTCGGACAGCACGCGCCCGCGCTCGCCCGCACGGTGCAGCTGGTGTCCGGCGACTTCCTGCTCACCGTCAACCCCGTCGACGGCAGCGAGATCGAGGTCTGCCCGCCCGCGGAGCGGCCCGCCCGGCCCGAGAAGCTCACCGCGGCCGAACGCGCCGAGGCGGAGCGCGCCGCGAGGCCGCCCGTCCCGCCGGGACCGGTCCGCACCGTCCTCGGCCTGCTGGCCCGCGAGGACGAACGCGAACGTCTGGTGCGGCTGCTCGCCCGCGGCCGCTCCGTCCGCCTCACCGGCCCCGCCAGCTCCGGCCGCACCAGCCTCCTCGACCTCGTCGCCGAGGACTGCGCGGGCCTCGCACCCGACGGCGTGGTCCGGCTCAACGGCCACCACCGCACCGCCGACGACCTGCTCCACGACCTCTTCTACGCCGTCCACCGCGCGCCCCTGCACCGCCCGGACCGGGCGGAACTCCTCGGACACCTGCGCGAGGTGGGCGCGGTCGTCGTCCTGGACGACGTCGAGTTCGGCGGCACCGCCCTCGACGAACTCCTCGACGCCACCCCCGAGTGCGCCTTCCTCATCGGCGCCACCCCGGAGGCGGCCGCACCCTCCGCCGACTCGGCCGTCGAGGAGGTCTTCCTCACCGGCCTGGACCGCTCCGACGGTGTGGAGCTGCTGGAGCGCGCCGCCGGACGGACCCTCACCGAGGAGGAGGCCAACTGGGCCGGAGACCTCTGGTTCGAGTCCGAGGGCCTGCCGCTGCGCTTCGTGCAGGCCGGTGCCCTGCTGCGCCGCCGGGACCGCGAGCGGGCCGGTGCCGACGCCGTCGACGAGTTCGGCGTCTTCGCCGACGCCCGTCCCGCCGACGACACCCCCTACGACGCCGCCGAGGCCGACGACGTACCCCTGCCGTCCCTCGGCGAGGCCGCCGCGCCCGCACCGCTGCTCGCCTCCCGGCTGAGCGCCTCCGCCCGCGCCACCCTGGAGCTCGCCGTCGCGCTCGGCGGCGAGGTGCCGCACCAGGCGCATCTGCCCGCCCTGGTCGGCGACACCCACGCGGACGCCGCCCTCGGCGAGCTGACGGACTGCGGACTGGTCTCCCCGGTCGGCTCCCGCTACCGGCTGGCCGCCGGCGTGCTCACCCAGCTGGAGAGCGCCGGATACGCCGACGCCGTACGGGAGCGGGCGACGGCCGCCGCCCAGCACTACGCCTGGTGGGCCGGGCACCCCTCGGTCACCCCGGAGCGGGTCTGCGCGGAGGCCGACGCCGTGCTGGCCGCCCTCGCCGTGCTGGTGCCCACGACCACCCCGACCGCCGAGGACGAGGAGAGCCCGGCCGTCCAGCTGGCCCGCACCGCGGCGCCCGCGTTCGCCGCCGGGCTGCACTGGAGCGCCTGGGAACGGGCGCTGCGTTCGGGCACCGAGGCCTCCCGGCTCGCCGGTGACGTCGCCGAACAGGCCTACTTCCACCACGAACTGGGCGTCCTCGCGCTGTGCGAGGACCAGCTGGACCGGGCCCGGGCCGAGCTGGAGGCCTCCATCGGGCTGCGCGGCGCGCTCTCCGACAAGCGCGGTGCCGTGGCCGGCCGCCGCGCCCTCGCGCTGGTCGCCGACCGCACCGGCGACACGCCGGGCCTGGGCAGCGGCGCGGGCGCGTTCGCCGCGGCTGCGCCCGCCGCCGGACCCGCTGCCGTCGGCGCCGGACTCGGTCCGACGGTGGGGGAGGAGGTGCCCGACGCCCGCAACGAGGAGTCGGCATCGCCGTCCGCGGGCGTCCCCGCGCCCTTCCCGCCGCTCCAGCCGCGTCCGCAGTCCCCCACCCTCGTCACCCGCCGCGAGCCCGCCGGGGAGCCGTCCCGCACGGTCGCGGGCGGCATCAAGGGCTTCGCACGGCGCAACCTGGTGGCCGCCGGGGCGGGCGCGCTGCTCGTCGCCGTGCTCGGCACGGTGGTGACCCTGGGAGCCACGTCCGAGAACGACGGCGGCGATCCCTCCAACGAGGTCGGCGTCAACCCGTCGGCCAGTCAGGGCGTCGACGACGGCAGCCTGGGCGCGGACCGGCCCTCGGACGACGGTCAGGGCCAGGAGACGCCCGGCCCGACCGACTCCGCCACCCCCGGCACGTCCGAGTCGCCGACGGCCACGGAGTCGGGGGAGCCGTCGCAGGGGCCGAGCAGCACGGGCAGCGCCGACCCCGGTGACGACGAGAGTCCCGACGACCCCGACTCGCCGGACGAGCCGAGCAGGTCGCCGAGTTCGCCGACGACGAAGCCGACGTCGCCGAAGCCGACGGACACCGAGCCGACCGGCCCCGGGACGCCCACCGAGTCCGACGACACGTCACCGACGCCCACCGAGACCGAGACGACCTCGCCGTCCACCCCGGAGACGTCCGACACCGTCAGCGGCGCCGACACGCCCCCGGCCGGCGTCTCGCAGAGCAGCACCGAGAGCACGGAGAGCGCAGCGAGCACCGACACCGGAACGGGAGCCCCGGCCGACTCGGACCCGGCAACCGGTCAGATCATCTGA
- a CDS encoding 3-hydroxyacyl-CoA dehydrogenase family protein, translating into MARKLAVIGAGLMGSGIAQVSAQAGWEVVLRDVTDEALRRGTDGIRASYDKFVAKGRLDADDAEAALGRITATTDLDAVADADVVVEAVFEKLEVKHEIFRTLDKLVKDGAILASNTSAIPITKIAAVTQRPERVVGTHFFSPVPMMQLCELVRGYKTSDETLATAREFAESTGKTCIVVNRDVAGFVTTRLISALVVEAAKLYESGVATAEDIDLACKLGFGHAMGPLATADLTGVDILLHATGNIYTESQDEKFAPPELMRRMVDAGDIGRKSGQGFYKH; encoded by the coding sequence GTGGCACGGAAGCTCGCCGTCATCGGAGCCGGTCTCATGGGGTCCGGCATCGCCCAGGTCTCCGCCCAGGCGGGCTGGGAGGTCGTCCTGCGCGACGTCACCGACGAGGCGTTGCGGCGCGGCACCGACGGCATCAGGGCCTCCTACGACAAGTTCGTCGCCAAGGGCAGGCTCGACGCCGACGACGCCGAGGCCGCGCTCGGCCGCATCACCGCGACCACCGACCTGGACGCCGTCGCCGACGCGGACGTCGTCGTCGAGGCCGTCTTCGAGAAGCTGGAAGTCAAGCACGAGATCTTCCGTACCCTGGACAAGCTGGTGAAGGACGGGGCGATCCTCGCGTCCAACACCTCCGCCATCCCGATCACCAAGATCGCGGCCGTGACGCAGCGCCCCGAGCGGGTCGTCGGCACCCACTTCTTCTCGCCGGTGCCGATGATGCAGCTGTGCGAGCTGGTGCGCGGCTACAAGACCAGCGACGAAACGCTCGCCACCGCACGCGAGTTCGCCGAGTCCACCGGCAAGACCTGCATCGTCGTCAACCGCGACGTCGCCGGATTCGTGACCACCCGGCTCATCTCCGCCCTCGTCGTCGAGGCCGCGAAGCTGTACGAGTCGGGCGTCGCCACCGCCGAGGACATCGACCTCGCCTGCAAGCTGGGCTTCGGCCACGCCATGGGACCGCTGGCCACCGCCGACCTGACGGGCGTCGACATCCTGCTGCACGCCACGGGCAACATCTACACCGAGTCCCAGGACGAGAAGTTCGCCCCGCCGGAGCTGATGCGCCGGATGGTGGACGCCGGTGACATCGGCCGCAAGAGCGGGCAGGGCTTCTACAAGCACTGA
- a CDS encoding STAS domain-containing protein gives MHIRGDHVELVVGGRLDVRSAADARTVLHSAVDDGVGDLVLDLSELDSWDATGLGVIMGAHRRAGRCGRRLVLRGVPPQMQRLLVATRLHRILAIEGGIGVETLPRV, from the coding sequence ATGCACATCAGGGGCGACCACGTCGAGCTGGTCGTCGGGGGCCGCCTCGACGTCCGCAGCGCGGCGGACGCCCGTACGGTCCTGCACTCGGCCGTCGACGACGGAGTCGGCGATCTGGTGCTCGACCTGTCAGAGCTGGACTCCTGGGACGCCACCGGACTCGGCGTGATCATGGGAGCCCACCGGCGGGCCGGCCGTTGCGGCCGGCGGCTGGTGCTGCGCGGCGTGCCGCCGCAGATGCAGCGCCTGCTGGTGGCCACCCGGCTGCACCGGATCCTCGCCATCGAGGGTGGTATCGGTGTGGAGACCCTGCCCCGCGTGTAA